The sequence CATGATTTCATCAAAACTATTTTGTGCATATATTTTTTCATTTAATTGATGCATTGCTAAATTGGTCTTTGCAAGCTGATTATATGCATTTATAAAATATCCCATTTCATTTTTTACATCTATGCTAATAGGTTCATAGAACTTCCCATCAATTTCGGATTGTTTTTCTAATTGCTTCGTCATCCATTTAAGAGGTTTCATTATTTCTTTATTCAGTGTAGCAATAAATACCACACAAACAAATATAAGTAAAAACAATGTCCAATCAATTATAATCTGTGTCTTATCAATCAGTTCTCTAATTTCTATTATAATCTCTTTTTTTACCTCAGTATTAGAATCATCCAGTGCATCAAAATACATTTGAATTTCATCAACTGTATCATCTCTATATAATTCATTTTGAAATAGATTTTTAATAAAATTAAAATCCTGCTCTAATTCTTCAACTTTTGCCACTATTGACTCGCCAAATTGCTCATGGAGTTCTTCTGTGTATCTATTCAATATCTCACTTTCTGCTGTATTTATTAGCTTTTGACTAGATTCTAAATATTCTCTATCACTAAATGATTCTATTCGATCTAAAAAATATTTAATTCGCATCTGATCTATCATTCCATCCATCCTAATTGCTAAACTAACATACTCATTATACTCCCTCTGTGAAGTACTAGAGTAACTATATTCCATAGCCAATACAACACTGAGTATACTCACTACAATGAAAAAAATAAAAAATTTATGTCTAATAGACTGTCTTTTCATACTCATCACCTTTTCTCCCATAAATTCATTATAAGTGAGGTTTATGTTTTGCTCAACTATTTTATATAAATAATTACAAAAAAACAATCTTATAGCATATTTTATTAATCAAATTAAGAATCATCTTATTTTGCCAAATATACCATAAGATTGTATATTTACTAGTTAGCTGGTTCTAAAGCAACTTTCTTTCCTTTAATACGTTTCTTGTTCAGTTTCTTAAGAACTTTTTTAGAATACTCTTTGTCTACATCAACAAAACCGTACTTATCGAATAAGTCAATCGAGCCTATATGATTTGGAGATACACCAGTTTCTCCAGCAATTGCTCCAACAAGATCTCCAACTTTAATGCCATCATTCTTTCCTAAGTTAAAGAATAATCTATCTTGGTTTTTAGAACCTCTATCTCTCTTCTTACCACCACGTTTTCCAGAAGATCTCTTATCGTTTCTACCATTTGATCCTTTAACTGGTTTACTTTGATCATTTATATCATGTTTCTTCTCACTTGGAAGTGTTATAGTTCTACCCATAAGTGCAAGTGCTATTGTCTCACTATCATATCCCTCATCATACAATTTTTGTAATAATGGTTCGTAAGTTTCTCTATCAACTTTAGCAATATCTTTTGCAAGCTTCTGAGCAAAAGTATCCAATATAGTATCATTAACCTCATTGATTGTTGGAATAGCTATTTTTTCTACTTTAGCACTTGTATATTTCTCAATCATTCTAAGCATATGGTAATCTCTACGCGATACTAAACTTATAGCTCTACCAGCTTTACCTGCACGTCCACTACGTCCAATTCTGTGAACATAATAATCTTCTTTATCTGGTAAATCATAATTGAATACTAAATCTACATTTTGAATATCAAGACCTCTAGCTGCTACATCTGTTCCAACCATTATGTTAAGCTGACCTTCATTGAATCTTCTTAGAACATTCATTCTAAGTGTTTGCTTCAAATCACCATGAATTTTGTCGACTCTATACCCATCAGTTTGAAGTAATTCTGTTAATTCATCAACTTTAGACTTTGTATTACAAAATACTATACATCTTTTAGGTGCTAACGTATTTAAAAATCTTTGTATAGCATCATACTTGTCTTTTCGCTTAACACTGCTGTACTGTTGTAATACTGTATCTGACGTTATCCTCTTAGCTTTAACCTTAACAACCTCTGGATCTTCTTGATAATGCTTAGCTATATCCATTATTGATTTTGGGAATGTCGCTGAAAATAGCATAATTTGAACTTTTCTATCTATTTCATCCAATACAAACTCAATATCTTCTCTAAATCCCATTTTTAACATTTCATCCGCTTCATCTAAAACTACAGTTTTGATATCACCAAGTCTAACCGTTTTTCTCTTTATGTGGTCTATAAGTCTTCCAGGTGTTCCAACAACAATCTGTGCTCCTCTTTTCAATTGATTTATCTGTTTGAAAATAGGCTCTCCACCATAAACAGGAACGACTTTTACACCATTCATATACTTAGTAAGACGCTTTATCTCATCACACACTTGAACTGATAACTCTCTAGTCGGACAAATAATAACCGCCTGTGTCTTTTTACTCCCCTTATCTAATTGTTCCAATATAGGAATTGAAAACGCAGCAGTTTTTCCAGTTCCAGTTTGAGATTGACCTATACAATCCCTACCATCTCTAAGTGTAGGTATTACTCTCTCTTGTATTTCTGTCATCTCTTCAAAACCCATTTCTACCGTTGCTTTCACCAATGGGCCACTCAATTCTAATTCATTAAATTTCATATTTTTCTCCTATCTCTACTTTATCGAAGAAATTGCATATCTCGCACAGCTAACTTTAGCCTCTATTATCTATCTCTATAAAAACTCGCAAATTCACTAATCCCAACAACTAAAATAACAATTTCCAAATTCATTTTAGTATATACACAATTTCTTTAGGTTATTCTGCAATCTGTTTATTATACACCATACTACTAATTAATGCAAGAACTATCTATTGATAAATATTTACTTGAATCTACATTTCAAATTTTCATAATAGTACAATTTATTTGACGCAAAAATACACTTCAAAATAACTCTTGAAGTGTATTTATAATTATCTATTTAGCTCCCCATAACTCATAATACTTTTCAATTGCAGATTTCATTTCATCATCAATTAAAACTTTTCCCTGCACCTCTCTGCCATATAAATATTCTATAACCTCATCCATACTTACAATCGCATATGTCTCCATATCGAATTTTTCCTTAAGTTCCACCAATGCTGATTTTTCGCCCTGACCTCTTTCCATGCGATCAACCGAAATCATAAGTCCTTTAACGTCTACTTTCCCTTGTGATTCTAATATAGGCATAGTTTCGTATATTGAAGTTCCTGCAGTAGTAACATCTTCTATGATTACTATTCTACTGCCATCTTCTATTTTATGTCCTAGTAATATACCCTTATCACCATGGTCTTTCACTTCTTTCCTATTAGAACAATATCCAATTTCCATATCGTATAAACTATTAAGTGATATAGTAGTAGCTACACTAAGAGGAATTCCTTTATATGCTGGTCCAAACAATATATCAAAGTCATCGTTGAACCTTTCTTTTATAGCTTTTGCATAAAAATCTCCTAGTTTTTGTAATTGTCTGCCATTCTTATAATTGCCTGTATTGATAAAAAAAGGTGTTTTTCTTCCACTTTTTGTAGTAAAATCGCCAAAAGTAAGTACTCCACATTCAACCATAAATTCAATAAATTCTTGTTTGTATCTTTCCATTTACATCGCCCTTTCTTTATCCCAACACCTAAACTATATCTATTCTAAAATAAGGCTCGCAATTATGCAAGCCTTATTTTTTCAAACTATAATGCCATCTACTGGCAACAAATCCTATTTTTCTTTCTACTGCCTGTGCACTAAGAGTGGCTTCTACAACTAATCTATCATCAGAAAACGGTTGCACTTGAAATTCTTTCAAATTCCAAGACTTTTGACCCTCAGCTTCATCTAGAAAATCCAATAAATTAACGCCATAGAATCTCACCAACACATCACCATTTTTCCTACCAAATAGTCTAAAAGAAAGCTGTTTTCTCTTTTCGTGAAACAAAAAATCTCTAATTTCTACATCTTGATTTCTAATGGTCTCCAAAAAAGCTTCTATATGCACAAACATCAACTCTTTTCTCGTATACTTCACCTTCACTATATCATTTTTTTTTGAAAATTTCAATTTCTATATAATTTTTTCAAATTCTAATTCATGCTTTATGGGAATATCATCATATCCGATTTTAGGAATCTCCGGTTTTATTTCTCTAGCTTTCACCATAGCATCTTTGTAAAAACCAACTAAATCAAAACCCCTCTTTTGATAAAATCTCATTGCTTTTGTATTGTCATTTGTCGTCATTAGCCAAACCCTCTCACAACCCACTATTTTAGCTATCTCTATAACTTTATCTAACAACTTGCTTCCTAGTCCCCGATTTTCAATAACACTATCTAATGATATGATTTCACAATCTTTATCCACCACATCATATGTAACCACACCTGTAATTCTTTCATTTTCTATTACTACAAACCCTGGTAACTCCTCTAAATTATGTGCTTTGCCTTTTGATACAACAATCATAGATCCCCATTTGACTTTCAAAAACTCCTTCATTTCGTCTCTCACCGATTCATCTATAACCTGTATAAGCATCAAATTATCCCCCATTCTATATATTTAATAATCCATACCATTCCTCAACTTATATAATTTATCCACTTACATTAATTATACCCACTATTTACTTATAAGTTAATCCTTAATTATTTCCCACCAACCTTTTAGTTTCACATTGAATTAATCAATACTCTAGAATTTTCCACTCCTTAAGTTCCATATTATCTGATACTTTGATATATATTATTACTGGCATCCTCGATTTTATACTCTGGAAAAACTTATAATCAAACTCTGAACTGAATGAATTTAACATGGTACTAAGAGCCGTTCCATGGGTTCCTATGGCTATTTTATTTGCATCATCATTTTCTACTATGTTCTTTAGCTCTCCAATATTTCTAGCCTGCACTTCATTTAGAGATTCTCCATCTTCCAATTTATATTCAAAATCATTCCATTGATTCCTACAAAAACCTTCAAAGTCCTCAATCCACTCATCACATATCTTTCGTTCTCTAAAATCTTCTTTGAGAACTATTTCTAATCCTAATTCACTAGCAAGTGGCTCTATAGTCTGCACACTTCTCTTATATGGACTAGAATATATCCTTTCTATGCCCTCTCCTGCCAAAAAATCACATGCCTTCTTAGCTTCAATCATTCCCTCTTTCGAAAGCGGCCTTATCCTATCTTCATGAACTGAAAAATCTGGTCTCGCATGTCTTAAAAGATATATTTCCATCTTTAATCCTCCTTATTTTGTGAATATTTCTTGTGTATTTTTATTATATCAGATACTAAGAGCTTCTCCCAAATTTCATCTATCATTAACTAAAATTTGAAAGAAGCCCTAAACATTAAATATCAATCATTTTTCATACTAGCTATCTTTTGCTATAAGTCCCTACAATAATTCCATCGCTAACAACATATTCGTCTATTATATTTTAAGAAACTGTCG comes from Tissierellales bacterium and encodes:
- a CDS encoding DEAD/DEAH box helicase translates to MKFNELELSGPLVKATVEMGFEEMTEIQERVIPTLRDGRDCIGQSQTGTGKTAAFSIPILEQLDKGSKKTQAVIICPTRELSVQVCDEIKRLTKYMNGVKVVPVYGGEPIFKQINQLKRGAQIVVGTPGRLIDHIKRKTVRLGDIKTVVLDEADEMLKMGFREDIEFVLDEIDRKVQIMLFSATFPKSIMDIAKHYQEDPEVVKVKAKRITSDTVLQQYSSVKRKDKYDAIQRFLNTLAPKRCIVFCNTKSKVDELTELLQTDGYRVDKIHGDLKQTLRMNVLRRFNEGQLNIMVGTDVAARGLDIQNVDLVFNYDLPDKEDYYVHRIGRSGRAGKAGRAISLVSRRDYHMLRMIEKYTSAKVEKIAIPTINEVNDTILDTFAQKLAKDIAKVDRETYEPLLQKLYDEGYDSETIALALMGRTITLPSEKKHDINDQSKPVKGSNGRNDKRSSGKRGGKKRDRGSKNQDRLFFNLGKNDGIKVGDLVGAIAGETGVSPNHIGSIDLFDKYGFVDVDKEYSKKVLKKLNKKRIKGKKVALEPAN
- the pyrE gene encoding orotate phosphoribosyltransferase encodes the protein MERYKQEFIEFMVECGVLTFGDFTTKSGRKTPFFINTGNYKNGRQLQKLGDFYAKAIKERFNDDFDILFGPAYKGIPLSVATTISLNSLYDMEIGYCSNRKEVKDHGDKGILLGHKIEDGSRIVIIEDVTTAGTSIYETMPILESQGKVDVKGLMISVDRMERGQGEKSALVELKEKFDMETYAIVSMDEVIEYLYGREVQGKVLIDDEMKSAIEKYYELWGAK
- a CDS encoding GNAT family N-acetyltransferase — encoded protein: MLIQVIDESVRDEMKEFLKVKWGSMIVVSKGKAHNLEELPGFVVIENERITGVVTYDVVDKDCEIISLDSVIENRGLGSKLLDKVIEIAKIVGCERVWLMTTNDNTKAMRFYQKRGFDLVGFYKDAMVKAREIKPEIPKIGYDDIPIKHELEFEKII
- a CDS encoding histidine phosphatase family protein; the protein is MEIYLLRHARPDFSVHEDRIRPLSKEGMIEAKKACDFLAGEGIERIYSSPYKRSVQTIEPLASELGLEIVLKEDFRERKICDEWIEDFEGFCRNQWNDFEYKLEDGESLNEVQARNIGELKNIVENDDANKIAIGTHGTALSTMLNSFSSEFDYKFFQSIKSRMPVIIYIKVSDNMELKEWKILEY